One window from the genome of Pararhizobium gei encodes:
- a CDS encoding sulfate/molybdate ABC transporter ATP-binding protein yields the protein MEVRVQNIRKEFGRFPALNDVSLDIRSGELIALLGPSGSGKTTLLRLIAGLESPTDGTVYFGNEDASRKTVQERNIGFVFQHYALFRHMTVLDNVSFGLSIRSADRRPSKADIRKRSLELLDLVQLSGLDKRYPAQLSGGQRQRVALARAMAVEPNVLLLDEPFGALDAQVRKELRRWLREIHDQTGHTTVFVTHDQDEALELADRVVVMSKGSIEQIGTPDEIYDTPNSPFVFGFIGQSNILPVRVENSQLWLDDRSIGVSAQGEPDGPAQLYFRPHDIELLDGCGGCIAGIVTVTRRVAGTRHVELAIGTGHSKVEIELPPEKATSERSRIAFRPTRWKLFRA from the coding sequence ATGGAAGTCCGCGTTCAAAACATACGCAAGGAATTCGGCCGTTTTCCCGCACTGAACGACGTGTCGCTCGACATCCGTTCCGGCGAACTGATCGCGCTGCTCGGCCCCTCCGGCTCCGGCAAAACGACGCTGCTGAGGCTGATTGCCGGTCTGGAAAGCCCGACCGACGGCACGGTCTATTTCGGCAACGAGGACGCGTCGCGCAAGACGGTGCAGGAGCGCAATATCGGCTTCGTGTTCCAGCACTATGCCTTGTTCCGCCACATGACGGTGCTCGATAACGTATCCTTTGGTCTGTCGATCCGGTCGGCCGACCGCCGTCCTTCGAAAGCCGATATCCGCAAACGTTCGCTGGAACTGCTCGACCTCGTGCAGTTGAGCGGACTGGATAAACGCTATCCGGCACAGCTTTCGGGCGGTCAGCGCCAGCGGGTCGCCCTTGCTCGCGCCATGGCTGTCGAGCCGAATGTCCTGCTTCTGGACGAACCCTTCGGCGCGCTCGATGCGCAGGTGCGCAAGGAGTTGCGGCGCTGGTTGCGGGAAATCCACGACCAGACTGGCCACACCACCGTCTTTGTGACGCATGATCAGGACGAGGCACTGGAACTTGCCGACCGCGTCGTTGTCATGAGCAAAGGCAGCATCGAGCAGATTGGAACACCCGACGAGATCTACGATACGCCCAACTCTCCCTTCGTCTTCGGCTTTATCGGCCAGTCGAATATCCTGCCGGTGCGGGTCGAAAACAGCCAGTTATGGCTCGACGACCGGTCGATCGGCGTCAGCGCTCAAGGGGAGCCGGACGGCCCGGCGCAACTCTATTTTAGACCGCACGACATCGAGCTTCTGGATGGCTGCGGCGGCTGCATCGCAGGCATCGTCACTGTAACGCGGCGCGTTGCCGGCACGCGGCATGTCGAGCTTGCCATCGGCACCGGCCACAGCAAGGTCGAGATCGAACTGCCGCCGGAAAAAGCCACGTCCGAACGATCGCGTATCGCCTTCCGCCCCACCCGGTGGAAGCTGTTCCGCGCCTGA